One region of Paucibacter aquatile genomic DNA includes:
- a CDS encoding helix-turn-helix domain-containing protein gives METFGRVIDNAAEKCGGQNALARELDIASGWISLAKQGKKPLPKAKLEALATLVQMEAAELWELQELANMPRRNPFKHGLSSIFALFFVVNLSTTPSPANAAGIGDNGQFPLTGQTTHCRLWLRRGLTKLRLIASGILRPQPIGNHA, from the coding sequence GTGGAAACATTCGGACGGGTGATTGACAACGCCGCTGAAAAGTGCGGAGGGCAAAACGCACTCGCACGAGAGCTAGACATTGCATCCGGCTGGATCAGCCTGGCGAAGCAAGGGAAAAAGCCGCTGCCAAAGGCAAAGCTAGAAGCGCTCGCAACGCTCGTTCAGATGGAGGCCGCTGAGCTTTGGGAACTGCAAGAGCTGGCAAACATGCCACGCAGGAACCCTTTCAAGCATGGTCTAAGCAGCATCTTTGCCCTTTTTTTCGTGGTCAATTTGTCCACGACTCCAAGCCCCGCAAACGCAGCAGGCATCGGTGATAACGGTCAATTCCCATTGACCGGACAGACTACACATTGTCGCCTTTGGCTGCGCCGAGGCTTGACAAAGCTGCGACTTATTGCCTCAGGAATTTTGCGGCCGCAGCCGATAGGCAATCATGCTTAA